A genomic segment from Conger conger chromosome 2, fConCon1.1, whole genome shotgun sequence encodes:
- the anxa11b gene encoding annexin A11b, with translation MSYPGYPQPGGYPPQGGGGYPPQSGGYPPQPGAYPPQAGGYPPQGGGYPPQAGGYPPQGGGYPPQAGGFPQQAGGYAPQAGGFPQQAGGYAPQPGGFPSQGAGGYPPQPGGFPSMPPAGGNAGWGGGPGFGTPQGGGGMPQGYPGGPAPGQQPMPNYPGAPAPNPSMPAYGGGAPAASMAPAVNRGFRGSIKDFPGADPLRDVEVLRKAMKGFGTDENAVIELLGSRSNKQRVPLLMAYKTTYGKDLISDLRSELTGNFEHLVLTMLKTPTQLAADELREAIQGAGTDEACLIEILASRNNAEIQEINAIYKAEYGKKLEDAIISDTSGHFRRLLVSLSQGNRDERENVDISVAKQDAQRLYAAGENKVGTDESQFNAILCARSKPHLRAVFQEYQQMSGRDIEKSICREMSGDLETGMVAVVKCIKNTPLYFAERLHKAMQGAGTKDRTLVRVMVSRCEVDMLDIRQAYVQKYGKSLYTHISGDTSGDYKKLLLKLCGGND, from the exons ATGAGTTATCCTGGATACCCACAGCCTGGTGGCTACCCCCCCCAGGGTGGCGGCGGCTACCCCCCCCAGTCAGGGGGCTATCCCCCACAACCTGGGGCCTACCCACCTCAAGCTGGTGGCTACCCTCCTCAAGGGGGTGGCTATCCGCCCCAAGCTGGGGGCTACCCTCCTCAAGGGGGAGGCTATCCACCGCAAGCTGGGGGCTTCCCTCAACAGGCCGGTGGCTACGCTCCTCAGGCTGGTGGCTTCCCACAGCAAGCAGGGGGCTACGCCCCCCAGCCGGGTGGCTTCCCTTCCCAAGGAGCAGGAGGGTATCCACCCCAGCCTGGTGGCTTCCCATCCATGCCTCCAGCAG GTGGTAACGCTGGTTGGGGAGGTGGACCTGGCTTTGGAACG CCCCAGGGCGGCGGTGGCATGCCCCAAGGATATCCAGGTGGTCCCGCCCCAGGTCAGCAGCCCATGCCAAATTACCCAGGAGCCCCTGCGCCTAACCCGTCCATGCCAGCCTATGGAGGAGGGGCACCTGCAGCATCCATGGCACCAGCTGTTAAT AGAGGATTCCGAGGATCAATCAAGGACTTCCCTGGGGCAGATCCTCTGAGGGACGTGGAAGTCCTCAGGAAGGCCATGAAGGGTTTTG GCACTGATGAGAACGCTGTAATTGAGCTACTAGGAAGTCGCTCTAACAAGCAACGTGTACCACTGCTGATGGCCTACAAAACCACTTATGGAAAG GATTTGATTTCCGATTTGAGGTCAGAACTCACTGGAAACTTTGAGCACCTTGTCCTGACCATGTTGAAGACACCAACACAGCTGGCTGCAGATGAACTGAGAGAAGCCATACAG GGAGCTGGTACAGATGAAGCATGTCTGATTGAGATCCTGGCTTCTCGCAACAATGCAGAGATCCAAGAAATCAATGCCATTTATAAAGCAG AATATGGCAAGAAACTGGAGGATGCAATCATTAGTGACACTTCAGGACATTTCCGCAGACTGCTGGTCTCCCTTTCTCAG GGTAATCGAGATGAAAGGGAAAATGTGGATATCTCTGTGGCTAAACAAGATGCTCAG AGGCTCTATGCTGCTGGTGAGAACAAGGTTGGAACGGACGAGTCGCAGTTCAACGCCATCCTCTGTGCAAGAAGCAAGCCTCACCTCCGAGCAG TTTTCCAGGAGTACCAGCAGATGAGTGGCAGGGACATTGAGAAGAGCATCTGCAGAGAGATGTCTGGGGACTTGGAGACTGGAATGGTGGCTGTTG tgAAATGCATCAAGAACACGCCCCTCTACTTTGCTGAGAGACTTCACAAGGCCATGCAG GGCGCTGGCACCAAGGACAGGACCCTGGTCCGGGTTATGGTGTCTCGCTGTGAGGTCGACATGTTGGACATCCGTCAGGCGTATGTGCAGAAATACGGAAAGTCACTGTATACGCACATTTCT ggtgacacCTCTGGAGACTACAAGAAGCTGTTGTTGAAGCTGTGTGGTGGAAATGACTAG